The following proteins are encoded in a genomic region of Arachis ipaensis cultivar K30076 chromosome B02, Araip1.1, whole genome shotgun sequence:
- the LOC107626153 gene encoding putative disease resistance RPP13-like protein 1 isoform X1 encodes MESKSKASFNLALNLILLLLNLPLRVVLSVDEYSINDFPLDFVFGSGTTAYQWEGAVNEDGRTPSVWDTFAHDGDMHEENGDVACDGYHKYKEDVKLMVETGLEAYRFSISWSRLIPNGRGPINPKALEFYNNLINELISNGIQPHVTLNNFDFPQALEDEYGGWISPQMISDFTNYADVCFREFGDRVLYWITVNEPNMIALGGYDQAIVPPQHCSPPFCVNKSIRGNSTTEPYLVVHHILLAHSSAVRLYRTKYKDKQHGFVGITIYIFGLFPHTNTEKDRTATERYRDFTVGWIMEPLLHGDYPISMRETAGARIPSFTNRESEQVKGSCDFIGLIHYTNANITDNSEALKNNLRDYTADIAAKLISGLNPFSNEEYPVAPWGLQEELNKFKLRYGNLPIFIYENGQRTPSNASLQDESRVKYLHGYIGATLDALRLSDPEIINMMRGKKVDQKLLQRLENILNVVEAVLNDAEKKQITDPAVKRWLENLQDAVYDADDLLDEVTTKAATQKDPPGNFLSRFLNLQDREMVTRIEEIIARLEDIAKHKDILRLEKIAPKNMSGRIPSTSLVKKSDIFVGREKERDTIVKLLLDDSNNGELSVIPIVGMGGIGKTTLAKLVYNDEKVQQKFHVKAWVCVGEEFDVLMVTKAVIEKTCSPCNSNDLDTVQNHLKNALVGKNFLVVLDDVWSSNREGWESFLIPFECGSEGGKILVTSRLDTVASMVKTKHNEAHNLSLLDEEECWLVFANRAWDPAESQGCSALVEIGRKIVEKCKGLPLAAQTLGGLLRGEDSEKVWNDVLNSEIWEFSEEKCGVLPALWISYYHLPSYLKRCFVYCSLYPKDFEFDRHNLMLLWMAEGLLQLPKSGSTLEEVGYGYFDDLVLRSFFQHANSNENSFVMHDLMHDLATFYGGKFFSRAFGLKNAAKHDAKTRHLSYDLIDEDSIPKIWEACCSLKHARTLLKTSLSAYETFPDERIDSSHLLEQLKCLRVLSFKFFCYEGDLLHDSIGELIHLRYLDLSGQPVMMLPESLSNLYNLQTLKLRDCSNLKKLPINVQDLVNLRHLDVHGTDLEDMPKGMNKLKDLQFLSDYVVGKNEENGIGELGELANLHGTFYIQKLENVISSVAASDARMDEKIHLNDLSLKWSSGEDSDIDDSQVEKDVLDKLRPHKGLKKLKIEGFRGTMLPDWVAHSFYNNMTFLELRGCKNCWMVPSLGQLPSLMELRLDGFDMVKIIGAEFYKSDRTHHHHHQQTPFRSLKYLFISHMRWWEAWESLECDDAPFPQLKQLSIWECPKLRGDLPAFLPSLKSLYIEDCEQLGCYLPRASIIRELRIYGKQEARMQDLPLSLQQLSIEGNQLVESVFEAMTRTQPTSITGLWISNCSSAISFPGNSLPSSLKELGIMNCKNMEFPMQQQHHHESLVKLTIENSCVSLTSMVLEAFPNLTSITIKRCENLRSLEVVPQSQSLEILSIEGCPKMENIAGERLPASLRFLFIRECPLLGESIKRKDLCIWPTISHLNHICVDGRQIS; translated from the exons ATGGAATCCAAATCCAAAGCATCCTTCAACCTTGCTTTGAATCTCATTCTCTTACTTCTGAATTTGCCACTGAGAGTAGTTCTTAGTGTTGATGAATACAGCATAAATGACTTCCCACTTGATTTTGTCTTTGGTTCTGGGACAACTGCATATCAG tgggAAGGAGCTGTTAATGAAGATGGAAGAACACCTAGTGTTTGGGATACCTTTGCCCATGATG GTGACATGCATGAAGAAAATGGAGATGTAGCCTGTGATGGATACCACAAATATAAG GAAGATGTGAAGCTGATGGTGGAAACAGGCCTTGAAGCCTATAGATTCTCCATTTCTTGGTCAAGATTGATTCCAA ATGGTAGAGGACCTATCAATCCCAAGGCATTAGAGTTCTACAACAATCTTATCAATGAATTGATCAGCAATG GAATCCAACCACATGTGACACTAAACAACTTTGATTTTCCACAGGCACTTGAAGATGAATATGGAGGATGGATTAGTCCTCAAATGAT AAGCGACTTCACAAATTATGCAGATGTGTGTTTTAGAGAGTTTGGTGATAGAGTATTGTATTGGATCACTGTGAATGAGCCAAATATGATTGCTCTAGGTGGTTATGATCAAGCAATCGTACCACCTCAGCATTGTTCTCCTCCATTTTGTGTTAACAAAAGCATCAGGGGAAACTCAACAACTGAGCCTTACTTGGTAGTTCATCACATTTTGTTAGCACATTCTTCAGCTGTAAGATTGTATAGGACAAAATATAAG GACAAACAACATGGATTTGTTGGTATCACTATCTACATATTTGGGCTTTTCCCTCATACAAATACAGAAAAAGACAGAACAGCAACTGAAAGATATCGAGATTTTACTGTTGGTTG GATTATGGAGCCATTGTTGCATGGAGACTATCCCATTTCCATGAGAGAAACTGCTGGTGCAAGAATTCCATCCTTCACGAATCGCGAATCTGAACAGGTTAAGGGTTCATGTGATTTCATAGGTTTAATTCACTACACCAATGCTAATATCACAGATAATAGTGAAGCACTGAAGAACAATCTGAGAGATTACACAGCAGATATAGCTGCAAAACTAATCT CTGGACTGAATCCATTTTCAAATGAAGAG TACCCCGTCGCACCGTGGGGTTTACAGGAAGAATTGAATAAATTCAAGCTCCGCTATGGCAATCTTCCTATATTCATATATGAAAATG GTCAAAGAACACCAAGCAATGCATCATTACAAGATGAGTCAAGGGTCAAATACTTGCATGGATATATTGGTGCCACACTTGATGCCTTGAG GCTGTCTGATCCTGAGATCATCAACATGATGCGAGGAAAGAAGGTTGACCAGAAGCTGCTTCAAAGGCTGGAGAACATTCTGAATGTGGTTGAAGCTGTGCTGAATGATGCTGAGAAGAAACAGATCACTGACCCTGCTGTCAAGAGGTGGCTTGAAAATCTCCAAGATGCTGTCTATGATGCTGATGACTTGCTGGATGAAGTCACCACCAAAGCTGCCACCCAGAAGGATCCACCAGGTAACTTCCTATCTCGCTTTCTGAATTTGCAAGATAGGGAGATGGTTACTAGGATTGAAGAAATCATTGCTAGACTAGAAGATATTGCAAAACACAAAGATATCCTTCGTCTAGAAAAgattgcacccaagaacatgtcCGGGAGGATTCCATCAACCTCTTTGGTTAAAAAATCTGATATATTTGTTGGCAGGGAAAAAGAGAGGGATACCATAGTGAAATTGTTGTTAGATGATAGTAACAATGGTGAACTGTCTGTGATTCCCATCGTGGGCATGGGTGGGATAGGAAAAACTACCTTGGCTAAATTGGTTTATAATGATGAAAAAGTGCAGCAAAAATTtcatgtcaaggcttgggtttgTGTTGGGgaggaatttgatgttcttatgGTGACAAAGGCCGTGATAGAGAAAACTTGTAGTCCTTGTAACTCAAATGATTTAGATACAGTTCAAAATCATTTGAAGAATGCGCTAGTGGGGAAGAACTTCTTGGTTGTTCTGGATGATGTATGGAGTAGTAATCGTGAGGGTTGGGAAAGTTTTCTAATTccttttgaatgtggaagtgaaGGTGGGAAGATTCTTGTGACAAGCCGTCTTGATACAGTTGCTTCTATGGTGAAAACTAAACATAATGAAGCTCACAATTTGAGTCTGTTGGATGAAGAAGAATGCTGGTTAGTGTTTGCAAATCGTGCATGGGATCCTGCTGAGTCCCAAGGCTGTTCAGCTTTAGTAGAAATTGGTAGAAAAATTGTAGAAAAATGTAAAGGATTACCTTTGGCAGCTCAAACCCTTGGAGGGTTATTGCGAGGGGAAGATAGTGAAAAGGTTTGGAATGATGTTTTAAATAGTGAAATTTGGGAATTTTCTGAGGAGAAATGCGGGGTTCTTCCAGCATTGTGGATTAGTTATTACCACCTTCCTTCATATTTAAAACGTTGTTTTGTTTATTGTTCTTTGTATCCGAAGGACTTTGAATTTGATAGACATAATTTGATGCTATTGTGGATGGCAGAGGGTCTTTTGCAGCTACCAAAAAGTGGAAGCACTTTAGAAGAAGTTGGTTATGGATATTTTGATGATTTGGTTTTGAGATCCTTTTTTCAACATGCTAACTCTaatgagaattcatttgtgatgcatgatctcatgcatGATTTAGCAACATTCTATGGTGGAAAGTTCTTTTCTAGAGCCTTCGGACTCAAGAATGCGGCcaaacatgatgccaaaactcGTCATTTGTCATATGATCTCATCGACGAGGATTCAATCCCAAAGATATGGGAAGCATGTTGTAGTTTAAAACATGCAAGGACATTGTTGAAAACCAGTTTGAGTGCATATGAAACATTCCCAGATGAAAGAATTGATTCTAGTCACTTACTAGAGCAATTAAAGTGCTTGCGagttttgtcatttaaattcttttgtTATGAGGGAGACTTGTTGCATGATTCAATTGGTGAATTGATCCATTTGCGTTATTTGGATCTCTCTGGCCAACCTGTCATGATGTTGCCTGAATCATTGAGTAATTTGTACAATTTACAAACGTTGAAGTTGAGAGATTGCAGTAACCTTAAAAAACTTCCCATCAACGTGCAAGATCTTGTAAATTTGCGCCATCTTGATGTTCATGGCACTGATTTGGAAGATATGCCAAAGGGGATGAACAAGTTAAAAGATTTGCAGTTTTTAAGTGACTATGTTGTGGGGAAGAATGAAGAGAATGGGATTGGAGAATTGGGAGAGCTAGCAAATCTTCATGGGACATTTTATATCCAGAAATTAGAGAATGTAATCAGTAGTGTTGCAGCCTCGGATGCAAGGATGGATGAGAAGATTCACCTCAATGATTTATCTTTGAAGTGGTCATCAGGTGAAGATAGTGATATTGATGATTCCCAAGTTGAAAAGGATGTACTTGACAAATTAAGGCCTCACAAAGGCCTAAAAAAGCTAAAGATCGAGGGGTTCAGGGGTACGATGCTTCCGGATTGGGTAGCGCACTCTTTCTACAACAACATGACTTTCTTGGAGCTGAGGGGATGCAAGAATTGTTGGATGGTTCCTTCTCTTGGACAGTTACCCTCTCTAATGGAATTGAGGCTTGATGGATTTGATATGGTGAAGATCATTGGTGCTGAGTTTTATAAGAGTGACAgaactcatcatcatcatcatcagcagACACCCTTTAGATCCCTTAAATATCTGTTTATTTCTCATATGCGTTGGTGGGAGGCATGGGAGTCATTAGAATGTGATGATGCACCATTTCCTCAACTTAAGCAACTTAGCATATGGGAGTGTCCTAAGTTAAGAGGTGATTTGCCTGCTTTCCTTCCGTCTTTGAAATCACTATACATTGAAGATTGTGAGCAGCTTGGTTGTTATCTGCCAAGAGCTTCCATCATAAGGGAACTAAGAATATATGGCAAACAGGAAGCAAGAATGCAGGACCTACCACTTTCACTGCAACAACTATCAATTGAAGGAAACCAGCTTGTGGAGTCTGTTTTTGAGGCCATGACCCGCACCCAACCAACCTCTATCACAGGGTTATGGATCTCAAACTGCTCATCAGCCATATCATTTCCAGGGAATTCTTTGCCTTCTTCATTGAAAGAGCTGGGGATCATGAATTGCAAGAATATGGAGTTCCCAATGCAACAACAGCATCATCATGAGTCACTAGTTAAATTAACAATAGAAAACAGTTGTGTTTCACTTACATCCATGGTGTTGGAAGCTTTCCCGAATCTGACATCTATCACAATCAAAAGATGTGAAAATTTGAGATCTCTTGAGGTGGTGCCACAGTCACAGTCCCTCGAAATATTATCAATTGAAGGCTGCCCTAAGATGGAGAACATAGCAGGGGAAAGGCTTCCTGCCTCTTTAAGGTTTCTCTTCATCCGTGAATGTCCACTGTTGGGTGAAAGCATAAAGAGGAAGGACCTCTGCATTTGGCCTACTATTTCCCACCTCAACCACATTTGCGTTGATGGGAGACAGATTTCATGA